A window of Argopecten irradians isolate NY chromosome 14, Ai_NY, whole genome shotgun sequence contains these coding sequences:
- the LOC138308361 gene encoding myosin-VIIa-like isoform X3, whose protein sequence is MEGTFAEEESMEKNLAIQMKEHIDIAENGKNEPVCDTKLVKEMFGSTDDDDSNEESTAPYSTTERLREMERQIEEEESMEKNAAIQEKEQIVSDLKLDLENKSQQIAGENKIEDFSGFMVPELPEDDEDLSDYQFSKFASMYFQANTSHTFIRKALSETLLPITNDGDKLAALAVWITILRFMGDLPEPKYTTMPTDSRDTTPVMTKIYSKLGRRFTKKDLEEAQRMGLDIEREPFPTGKRRSMGNILRQDFDDSYGSNALLEEHPTSDLEKLHLIIGHGILRPEHRDEIYCQICKQLTQNPTKSSHARGWILLSLCVGCFAPTDKFLNYLRNFIQEGPPGYAPYCESRLRRTFANGTRNQPPSWLELQATKSKKPLMLSITFMDGNTKTLLADSATTVKELCMQLSEKIVLKDQFGFSLYIALFDKVSSLGSGGDHVMDAISQCEQYAKEQGAQERNAPWGLFFRKEIFAPWHNPGEDSTASNLIFQQVVRGIKFGEYRCDKDDDLAMIAAQQYYIEYGCNANPERLQSLLPSYVPDSSLQKSNAVGFWINMIMTKLRIPYFERIEPIKVKEDIVSYAKYKWPLLFSRFYEAYKFAGPSLPTNDVIIAVNCTGVYIVDDQEQVLLELSFPEITAVSSSSTGKLHGQSFTLATVKRDEYIFTSPNADDMCDLVVTFLEGLKKRSRYVIALQDYNSTGDGSSILEITKGDLIVLDQQNGETVMNSEWCVGENVRTGKKGDFPTMCVYVLPTINKPPPEILILFLLSGDQADKMLVQSEVENIPDLGADVPYTLENYSYDNFRPPPKRTLFKTLSTARKRRPDDLWRHSKEPLKRPLLKNLLGKEELCQEACMCYLAILKYMGDHPSKRGRTANELTDQIYEPPLRNELLRDEVYCQMIKQLTNNRHETSERRGWELMWLATGCFVPSTNLLKEVMQFLRSSRSHIAMDCISRIQKTLRNGTRKYAPHQLEVEAIQHTTTQILYKVYFPDDSDEAFEVESSTRAKDFCQNIANKLRLKSSEGFSLFVKIVGKVISVPEGDFFFDFVRHLTDWIRKARPGKSDGAAPQFTYQVFFMKKLWSNTVPGRDIQADRIFHYHQELPKLLKGYHKCSKDEAAQMGALIYRVNNDNNSDLANIPRMLRELIPSDLVRVQSPEDWKRAIGHYYNRDSQRGVDDPKVEFLKIIYELPTFGSEFFEVKQATEPTYPEILLVAINQNGVSLINQQTKDILATHPFTKISNWSSGNTYFHMTIGNMVRGSKLLCETSLGYKMDDLLTSYISLMLTIMERQKPSRTAGMFAGAQVVKDKML, encoded by the exons GAACGTCTTCGTGAGATGGAGAGACAGATTGAAGAGGAAGAGAGCATGGAGAAAAATGCAGCTATCCAAGAGAAAGAACAGATTGTCAGTGACCTCAAATTG GACTTGGAGAACAAGAGTCAACAAATCGCCGGTGAGAATAAAATAGAGGATTTCAGTGGTTTTATGGTACCGGAACTTCCTGAGGACGACGAGGATCTTTCCGATTACCAGTTCTCTAAATTTGCCAGCATGTACTTCCAGGCGAACACCTCACATACATTCATACGCAAAGCACTCAGTGAGACTTTATTGCCAATAACAAACGATGGAGACAAACTG GCTGCTCTAGCTGTGTGGATCACTATCCTAAGATTCATGGGAGATTTACCAGAACCCAAATACACCACCATGCCAACAGATTCCAGG GATACTACTCCTGTCATGACAAAGATCTACTCAAAACTGGGACGCAGATTTACCAAGAAGGATTTAGAGGAAGCCCAAAGAATGGGACTTGACATT GAAAGAGAACCGTTTCCCACGGGGAAAAGACGTAGCATGGGAAACATATTGAGGCAGGATTTTGATGATAGTTATGGAAGCAACGCTCTCCTGGAGGAACACCCCACGTCAGACTTAGAGAAACTCCACTTAATCATTGGGCATGGCATTCTCCGTCCTGAACATAG GGATGAAATTTACTGCCAGATTTGCAAGCAGCTGACTCAGAATCCGACCAAGAGTAGTCATGCCCGAGGCTGGATCCTTCTGTCCCTCTGCGTGGGCTGCTTCGCCCCTACAGACAAG TTCCTGAACTATCTAAGGAACTTTATACAAGAGGGCCCTCCAGGATACGCGCCATACTGTGAGAGTCGTCTCCGCCGTACCTTTGCTAACGGAACTCGTAACCAGCCCCCTAGCTGGCTGGAGCTACAAGCCACCAAGTCTAAGAAGCCGCTAATGCTATCCATCACTTTTATGGACGGCAACACCAAGACCCTCCTCGCTGACTCTGCCACAACAGTGAAGGAACTTTGTATGCAGTTGTCGGAAAAGATTGTCCTCAAAGACCAGTTTGGTTTCTCTCTTTACATTGCATTGTTTGACAAG GTATCGTCTCTGGGCAGTGGAGGTGATCATGTGATGGACGCCATCTCACAATGTGAACAGTATGCCAAAGAACAAGGTGCACAGGAGAGAAACGCTCCATGGGGACTGTTCTTCCGAAAGGAGATCTTCGCTCCGTGGCACAATCCAGGAGAGGACAGCACTGCTAGCAATCTGATCTTCCAGCAGGTCGTACGTGGGATCAAGTTTGGAGAGTATCGCTGTGATAAG GACGATGACCTTGCCATGATAGCTGCCCAGCAATACTACATAGAATATGGCTGTAACGCTAACCCAGAAAGACTTCAGTCTCTCCTGCCGTCGTATGTACCTGACAGCTCTCTTCAGAAATCTAACGCAGTCGGGTTTTGGATTAATATGATCATGACAAAGCTAAGGATACCGTACTTTGAGAGAATCGAACCAATCAAGGTCAAAGAGGACATAGTCAGTTATGCAAAATACAAATGGCCACTTCTGTTTTCACGATTTTACGAGGCGTATAAGTTCGCAGGTCCGAGCTTGCCTACGAACGATGTGATTATCGCTGTGAACTGCACAGGAGTGTACATTGTGGATGATCAGGAACAAGtgttgttagagttgtctttcccTGAGATTACCGCCGTATCAAGTAGTAG CACGGGCAAACTGCACGGACAGAGTTTCACACTGGCCACCGTAAAGAGAGACGAATATATTTTCACGTCGCCGAATGCTGATGATATGTGTGACCTTGTGGTGACCTTCCTAGAAGGTCTGAAGAAACGTTCTAGATACGTTATCGCTCTCCAGGACTACAATTCCACAG gtGATGGTTCCTCCATCCTTGAGATCACAAAAGGCGACCTAATTGTTCTGGACCAGCAGAACGGAGAGACTGTGATGAACTCCGAATGGTGTGTTGGAGAGAATGTTCGTACTGGTAAAAAGGGAGACTTCCCAACAATGTGTGTCTACGTATTACCAACCATCAACAAACCACCTCCAGAAATCCTA attctttttctcctatCGGGGGACCAAGCAGATAAGATGTTAGTCCAGTCTGAGGTGGAGAACATACCAGACCTAGGAGCAGACGTCCCATACACATTGGAAAACTACTCCTACGATAATTTCAG ACCTCCACCCAAGCGTACATTGTTCAAGACTTTATCAACAGCACGAAAGAGGCGACCTGATGACCTGTGGCGACACTCCAAAGAACCCCTCAAACGACCTCTGCTCAAAAACCTGCTCGGAAAAGAAGAACTTTGTCAGGAGGCCTGCATGTGTTACTTAG CTATCCTTAAATACATGGGTGACCACCCTTCAAAACGAGGACGGACGGCCAACGAACTCACAGACCAAATTTATGAACCTCCACTGCGGAAT GAACTTCTTCGAGATGAGGTTTACTGCCAAATGATCAAACAACTCACGAATAACAGACACGA AACCAGTGAGAGACGAGGATGGGAACTTATGTGGCTAGCGACAGGATGTTTTGTCCCCAGCACCAACCTTCTGAAGGAAGTCATGCAGTTCCTAAGGTCAAGTCGTAGTCATATAGCTATGGACTGTATCAGTCGGATACAGAAAACACTCAG GAATGGTACGAGGAAGTACGCACCACATCAGTTGGAGGTGGAGGCTATACAACACACGACCACACAGATCCTATACAAAGTCTACTTCCCTGATGACTCCGACGAG GCCTTTGAAGTGGAGTCAAGTACAAGAGCGAAAGATTTTTGTCAGAACATTGCCAACAAACTACGACTGAAATCATCAGAGGGCTTCAGTTTATTTGTAAAAATTGTTGGCAAAG TAATAAGTGTTCCCGAGGGAGATTTCTTCTTTGATTTTGTACGTCATTTGACCGATTGGATCAGGAAAGCCCGACCTGGGAAAAGTGATG GCGCAGCACCGCAGTTCACATATCAAGTGTTCTTCATGAAGAAGTTGTGGAGTAATACCGTTCCTGGTCGTGATATCCAGGCCGACCGAATCTTCCACTATCATCAG GAGTTACCTAAACTGTTAAAAGGCTACCACAAGTGTAGTAAAGACGAAGCGGCTCAAATGGGGGCACTCATTTACAGAGtcaataatgacaacaacagtgATCTAGCTAACATTCC ACGGATGCTGCGAGAGTTGATCCCATCAGATTTAGTGCGTGTTCAATCACCTGAGGACTGGAAGAGG GCTATAGGGCATTACTACAACCGAGACTCACAACGAGGTGTCGATGACCCTAAAGTAGAATTCCTTAAAATTATTTACGAGTTGCCCACGTTTGGATCTGAGTTCTTTGAAGTCAAG CAAGCGACAGAGCCCACGTACCCAGAAATCCTCCTCGTCGCTATCAACCAGAATGGAGTTAGTCTCATCAACCAACAAACAAAG GATATTCTGGCCACTCACCCGTTCACTAAGATTTCAAACTGGAGCAGTGGAAACACCTATTTCCATATGACCATCGGAAACATGGTCCGCGGAAGCAAGCTGCtctgtgaaacatcattg ggATACAAGATGGatgaccttttgacctcttACATCAGTTTGATGTTGACGATTATGGAACGTCAGAAACCGTCGCGGACCGCAGGGATGTTTGCAGGAGCTCAAGTTGTTAAAGATAAAATGTTGTAg
- the LOC138308361 gene encoding myosin-VIIa-like isoform X1: protein MEGTFAEEESMEKNLAIQMKEHIDIAENGKNEPVCDTKLVKEMFGSTDDDDSNEESTAPYSTTNTSGLSVTELNERLREMERQIEEEESMEKNAAIQEKEQIVSDLKLDLENKSQQIAGENKIEDFSGFMVPELPEDDEDLSDYQFSKFASMYFQANTSHTFIRKALSETLLPITNDGDKLAALAVWITILRFMGDLPEPKYTTMPTDSRDTTPVMTKIYSKLGRRFTKKDLEEAQRMGLDIEREPFPTGKRRSMGNILRQDFDDSYGSNALLEEHPTSDLEKLHLIIGHGILRPEHRDEIYCQICKQLTQNPTKSSHARGWILLSLCVGCFAPTDKFLNYLRNFIQEGPPGYAPYCESRLRRTFANGTRNQPPSWLELQATKSKKPLMLSITFMDGNTKTLLADSATTVKELCMQLSEKIVLKDQFGFSLYIALFDKVSSLGSGGDHVMDAISQCEQYAKEQGAQERNAPWGLFFRKEIFAPWHNPGEDSTASNLIFQQVVRGIKFGEYRCDKDDDLAMIAAQQYYIEYGCNANPERLQSLLPSYVPDSSLQKSNAVGFWINMIMTKLRIPYFERIEPIKVKEDIVSYAKYKWPLLFSRFYEAYKFAGPSLPTNDVIIAVNCTGVYIVDDQEQVLLELSFPEITAVSSSSTGKLHGQSFTLATVKRDEYIFTSPNADDMCDLVVTFLEGLKKRSRYVIALQDYNSTGDGSSILEITKGDLIVLDQQNGETVMNSEWCVGENVRTGKKGDFPTMCVYVLPTINKPPPEILILFLLSGDQADKMLVQSEVENIPDLGADVPYTLENYSYDNFRPPPKRTLFKTLSTARKRRPDDLWRHSKEPLKRPLLKNLLGKEELCQEACMCYLAILKYMGDHPSKRGRTANELTDQIYEPPLRNELLRDEVYCQMIKQLTNNRHETSERRGWELMWLATGCFVPSTNLLKEVMQFLRSSRSHIAMDCISRIQKTLRNGTRKYAPHQLEVEAIQHTTTQILYKVYFPDDSDEAFEVESSTRAKDFCQNIANKLRLKSSEGFSLFVKIVGKVISVPEGDFFFDFVRHLTDWIRKARPGKSDGAAPQFTYQVFFMKKLWSNTVPGRDIQADRIFHYHQELPKLLKGYHKCSKDEAAQMGALIYRVNNDNNSDLANIPRMLRELIPSDLVRVQSPEDWKRAIGHYYNRDSQRGVDDPKVEFLKIIYELPTFGSEFFEVKQATEPTYPEILLVAINQNGVSLINQQTKDILATHPFTKISNWSSGNTYFHMTIGNMVRGSKLLCETSLGYKMDDLLTSYISLMLTIMERQKPSRTAGMFAGAQVVKDKML from the exons AATACCAGTGGGCTTTCCGTGACGGAACTTAAT GAACGTCTTCGTGAGATGGAGAGACAGATTGAAGAGGAAGAGAGCATGGAGAAAAATGCAGCTATCCAAGAGAAAGAACAGATTGTCAGTGACCTCAAATTG GACTTGGAGAACAAGAGTCAACAAATCGCCGGTGAGAATAAAATAGAGGATTTCAGTGGTTTTATGGTACCGGAACTTCCTGAGGACGACGAGGATCTTTCCGATTACCAGTTCTCTAAATTTGCCAGCATGTACTTCCAGGCGAACACCTCACATACATTCATACGCAAAGCACTCAGTGAGACTTTATTGCCAATAACAAACGATGGAGACAAACTG GCTGCTCTAGCTGTGTGGATCACTATCCTAAGATTCATGGGAGATTTACCAGAACCCAAATACACCACCATGCCAACAGATTCCAGG GATACTACTCCTGTCATGACAAAGATCTACTCAAAACTGGGACGCAGATTTACCAAGAAGGATTTAGAGGAAGCCCAAAGAATGGGACTTGACATT GAAAGAGAACCGTTTCCCACGGGGAAAAGACGTAGCATGGGAAACATATTGAGGCAGGATTTTGATGATAGTTATGGAAGCAACGCTCTCCTGGAGGAACACCCCACGTCAGACTTAGAGAAACTCCACTTAATCATTGGGCATGGCATTCTCCGTCCTGAACATAG GGATGAAATTTACTGCCAGATTTGCAAGCAGCTGACTCAGAATCCGACCAAGAGTAGTCATGCCCGAGGCTGGATCCTTCTGTCCCTCTGCGTGGGCTGCTTCGCCCCTACAGACAAG TTCCTGAACTATCTAAGGAACTTTATACAAGAGGGCCCTCCAGGATACGCGCCATACTGTGAGAGTCGTCTCCGCCGTACCTTTGCTAACGGAACTCGTAACCAGCCCCCTAGCTGGCTGGAGCTACAAGCCACCAAGTCTAAGAAGCCGCTAATGCTATCCATCACTTTTATGGACGGCAACACCAAGACCCTCCTCGCTGACTCTGCCACAACAGTGAAGGAACTTTGTATGCAGTTGTCGGAAAAGATTGTCCTCAAAGACCAGTTTGGTTTCTCTCTTTACATTGCATTGTTTGACAAG GTATCGTCTCTGGGCAGTGGAGGTGATCATGTGATGGACGCCATCTCACAATGTGAACAGTATGCCAAAGAACAAGGTGCACAGGAGAGAAACGCTCCATGGGGACTGTTCTTCCGAAAGGAGATCTTCGCTCCGTGGCACAATCCAGGAGAGGACAGCACTGCTAGCAATCTGATCTTCCAGCAGGTCGTACGTGGGATCAAGTTTGGAGAGTATCGCTGTGATAAG GACGATGACCTTGCCATGATAGCTGCCCAGCAATACTACATAGAATATGGCTGTAACGCTAACCCAGAAAGACTTCAGTCTCTCCTGCCGTCGTATGTACCTGACAGCTCTCTTCAGAAATCTAACGCAGTCGGGTTTTGGATTAATATGATCATGACAAAGCTAAGGATACCGTACTTTGAGAGAATCGAACCAATCAAGGTCAAAGAGGACATAGTCAGTTATGCAAAATACAAATGGCCACTTCTGTTTTCACGATTTTACGAGGCGTATAAGTTCGCAGGTCCGAGCTTGCCTACGAACGATGTGATTATCGCTGTGAACTGCACAGGAGTGTACATTGTGGATGATCAGGAACAAGtgttgttagagttgtctttcccTGAGATTACCGCCGTATCAAGTAGTAG CACGGGCAAACTGCACGGACAGAGTTTCACACTGGCCACCGTAAAGAGAGACGAATATATTTTCACGTCGCCGAATGCTGATGATATGTGTGACCTTGTGGTGACCTTCCTAGAAGGTCTGAAGAAACGTTCTAGATACGTTATCGCTCTCCAGGACTACAATTCCACAG gtGATGGTTCCTCCATCCTTGAGATCACAAAAGGCGACCTAATTGTTCTGGACCAGCAGAACGGAGAGACTGTGATGAACTCCGAATGGTGTGTTGGAGAGAATGTTCGTACTGGTAAAAAGGGAGACTTCCCAACAATGTGTGTCTACGTATTACCAACCATCAACAAACCACCTCCAGAAATCCTA attctttttctcctatCGGGGGACCAAGCAGATAAGATGTTAGTCCAGTCTGAGGTGGAGAACATACCAGACCTAGGAGCAGACGTCCCATACACATTGGAAAACTACTCCTACGATAATTTCAG ACCTCCACCCAAGCGTACATTGTTCAAGACTTTATCAACAGCACGAAAGAGGCGACCTGATGACCTGTGGCGACACTCCAAAGAACCCCTCAAACGACCTCTGCTCAAAAACCTGCTCGGAAAAGAAGAACTTTGTCAGGAGGCCTGCATGTGTTACTTAG CTATCCTTAAATACATGGGTGACCACCCTTCAAAACGAGGACGGACGGCCAACGAACTCACAGACCAAATTTATGAACCTCCACTGCGGAAT GAACTTCTTCGAGATGAGGTTTACTGCCAAATGATCAAACAACTCACGAATAACAGACACGA AACCAGTGAGAGACGAGGATGGGAACTTATGTGGCTAGCGACAGGATGTTTTGTCCCCAGCACCAACCTTCTGAAGGAAGTCATGCAGTTCCTAAGGTCAAGTCGTAGTCATATAGCTATGGACTGTATCAGTCGGATACAGAAAACACTCAG GAATGGTACGAGGAAGTACGCACCACATCAGTTGGAGGTGGAGGCTATACAACACACGACCACACAGATCCTATACAAAGTCTACTTCCCTGATGACTCCGACGAG GCCTTTGAAGTGGAGTCAAGTACAAGAGCGAAAGATTTTTGTCAGAACATTGCCAACAAACTACGACTGAAATCATCAGAGGGCTTCAGTTTATTTGTAAAAATTGTTGGCAAAG TAATAAGTGTTCCCGAGGGAGATTTCTTCTTTGATTTTGTACGTCATTTGACCGATTGGATCAGGAAAGCCCGACCTGGGAAAAGTGATG GCGCAGCACCGCAGTTCACATATCAAGTGTTCTTCATGAAGAAGTTGTGGAGTAATACCGTTCCTGGTCGTGATATCCAGGCCGACCGAATCTTCCACTATCATCAG GAGTTACCTAAACTGTTAAAAGGCTACCACAAGTGTAGTAAAGACGAAGCGGCTCAAATGGGGGCACTCATTTACAGAGtcaataatgacaacaacagtgATCTAGCTAACATTCC ACGGATGCTGCGAGAGTTGATCCCATCAGATTTAGTGCGTGTTCAATCACCTGAGGACTGGAAGAGG GCTATAGGGCATTACTACAACCGAGACTCACAACGAGGTGTCGATGACCCTAAAGTAGAATTCCTTAAAATTATTTACGAGTTGCCCACGTTTGGATCTGAGTTCTTTGAAGTCAAG CAAGCGACAGAGCCCACGTACCCAGAAATCCTCCTCGTCGCTATCAACCAGAATGGAGTTAGTCTCATCAACCAACAAACAAAG GATATTCTGGCCACTCACCCGTTCACTAAGATTTCAAACTGGAGCAGTGGAAACACCTATTTCCATATGACCATCGGAAACATGGTCCGCGGAAGCAAGCTGCtctgtgaaacatcattg ggATACAAGATGGatgaccttttgacctcttACATCAGTTTGATGTTGACGATTATGGAACGTCAGAAACCGTCGCGGACCGCAGGGATGTTTGCAGGAGCTCAAGTTGTTAAAGATAAAATGTTGTAg